In Brachypodium distachyon strain Bd21 chromosome 2, Brachypodium_distachyon_v3.0, whole genome shotgun sequence, one genomic interval encodes:
- the LOC100841413 gene encoding coatomer subunit alpha-3: MLTKFETKSNRVKGLAFHPRRPWILASLHSGVVQMWDYRMGTLLDRFDEHDGPVRGVHFHKTQPLFVSGGDDYKIKVWNYKTHRCLFTLHGHLDYIRTVQFHDEHPWIVSASDDQTIRIWNWQSRTCVAVLTGHNHYVMCASFHPKEDLVVSASLDQTVRVWDIGALRKKSASPADDIMRLTQMNTDLFGGIDAVVKYVLEGHDRGVNWASFHPTLPLIVSGADDRQVKLWRMNDTKAWEVDTLRGHMNNVSCVLFHAKQDIIVSNSEDKSIRVWDATKRTGIQTFRREHDRFWILAAHPEMNLLAAGHDSGMIVFKLERERPAFSVSGDTVFYVKDRFLRFYEYSTQKEVQVAPIRRPGSVSLNQSPRTLSHSPTENAVLICSDVDGGSYELYIVPKDSAGRADYLQDTKKGAGGSAVFIARNRFAVLEKSSNQVLVKSLKNEIVKKTPVPIATDAIYYAGTGNVLCKAEDRVAIFDLQQRLVIGELQVSAVKYVVWSSDMESVALLSKHAVVIANKKLVHRCTLHETIRVKSGAWDENGVFIYSTLNHIKYCLPNGDSGIIRTVDVPIYITRVAGNNICSLDRDGKNKIIMVDASEYIFKLALLRKRYDHVMSMIKSSQLCGQAVISYLQQKGFPEVALHFVKDEKTRFNLALESGNIQIAVASAKELDDKDHWYRLGIEALRQGNVGIVEYAYQRTKNFDRLAFLYLLTGYLDKVGFMSKIAGQNNNLMGQFHNALYLGDVRKRVEILESAGQVPLAYVTAATHGLTEIADRLASELGENVPSLPEGKGRSLLIPPAPLTACGDWPLLRVMRGIFEGGLDATGRAEQDEDYEDAGGDWGDEDLEIVDVSNVVENGDITVHVEENGTNEEDGEEEGGWDLEDLELPPEAETPKATGPSRSALFVVPTPGMPVSQIWTQKSSLAGEHAAAGNYDTAMRLLSRQLGIRNFAPLKALFLDAHMGSHTFLRAFASAPVIPVAVEKGWSESASPNVRGPPALVFSFSQMDDKLKAAYKATTEGKFPEALRQFLNILYTIPLLVVDSRREVDEVKELIEIVREYVLGLKMEVKRKELKDDATRQQELAAYFTNCKLQKVHMRLVLTSAMGLCFKGGNYATAANFARMLLENSPNEAQAKKARQVLQACGDRKDGHQLNYDFRNPFVVCGATFVPIYRGQKDVSCPYCASRFVPSVEGQLCSICELSVVGADASGLLCSPTQSR; this comes from the exons aTGCTGACCAAGTTCGAGACCAAGAGCAACCGCGTCAAGGGCCTCGCCTtccacccgcgccgcccatGGATCCTCGCCAGTCTCCACAGCGGGGTCGTCCAGATGTGGGACTACCGCATGGGCACGCTCCTCGACCGCTTCGACGAGCACGACGGGCCCGTACGCGGTGTCCACTTCCACAAGACGCAGCCGCTCTTCGTATCTGGAG GTGATGATTACAAGATTAAGGTGTGGAACTACAAGACACACCGCTGCCTCTTCACGCTCCATGGTCACCTTGATTACATCCGCACTGTCCAGTTCCATGACGAGCATCCATGGATCGTGAGTGCTAGCGATGACCAGACAATCCGTATTTGGAATTGGCAGTCACGTACATGTGTGGCGGTGTTGACAGGGCATAATCACTATGTCATGTGTGCTTCCTTCCATCCCAAGGAGGACCTGGTCGTGTCAGCATCTCTGGATCAGACTGTCCGCGTGTGGGATATTGGGGCACTCAGGAAGAAGTCGGCCTCCCCAGCGGATGACATTATGCGTCTCACGCAGATGAACACTGATCTGTTTGGAGGCATTGATGCTGTTGTCAAGTATGTCTTGGAGGGTCATGACCGTGGGGTCAATTGGGCTTCATTTCATCCCACACTGCCACTTATCGTTTCTGGGGCAGATGACCGGCAAGTGAAACTGTGGAGAATGAATG ATACAAAGGCGTGGGAGGTTGATACTCTGAGGGGTCACATGAATAATGTGTCATGTGTATTGTTCCACGCGAAGCAAGACATCATCGTATCCAACTCGGAAGACAAAAGCATTCGCGTGTGGGATGCAACGAAGAGAACTGGTATCCAGACATTCAGGCGAGAGCATGACCGCTTCTGGATCCTTGCTGCTCACCCTGAAATGAATCTTCTTGCCGCTGGTCATGATAGTGGCATGATTGTGTTTAAGTTGGAGAGGGAACGCCCTGCTTTCTCCGTAAGTGGCGATACAGTGTTCTATGTGAAGGATCGCTTCCTCCGTTTCTATGAGTACTCGACACAGAAAGAGGTCCAGGTGGCTCCGATAAGAAGGCCTGGATCAGTCAGCTTGAATCAGTCACCAAGGACGTTGTCACACAGCCCAACTGAGAATGCTGTCTTGATCTGCTCTGATGTGGATGGGGGCTCATACGAGCTTTATATTGTTCCAAAGGACTCTGCTGGTAGGGCTGATTACTTGCAGGACACGAAGAAAGGAGCTGGTGGTTCTGCAGTTTTCATAGCACGCAACCGGTTTGCAGTCTTGGAGAAGAGCAGCAACCAGGTTTTGGTGAAGAGTCTTAAGAATGAGATTGTGAAGAAAACTCCAGTACCTATTGCAACTGACGCTATTTACTATGCTGGAACTGGTAACGTATTGTGCAAAGCCGAAGACAGGGTGGCCATCTTTGATCTGCAGCAGCGGCTTGTTATTGGTGAACTCCAGGTATCTGCTGTTAAGTATGTGGTTTGGTCCAGTGATATGGAGTCTGTTGCATTGCTCAGCAAGCATGCCGTAGTCATTGCAAACAAGAAGCTTGTCCATCGCTGCACACTTCATGAAACCATACGTGTAAAGAGTGGTGCCTGGGATGAAAATGGTGTGTTCATATATTCCACTCTGAACCATATCAAGTATTGCCTTCCTAATGGGGACAGTGGTATTATCAGAACTGTTGATGTTCCTATTTACATAACCAGAGTTGCGGGGAACAACATTTGCTCTCTGGATCGTGATGGAAAGAACAAGATAATTATGGTTGATGCATCTGAATACATTTTCAAGCTGGCCCTTCTACGGAAACGCTACGATCATGTTATGAGCATGATCAAGAGCTCGCAGCTGTGTGGGCAAGCGGTCATTTCTTACCTGCAACAGAAAGGGTTTCCAGAAGTTGCTCTACACTTTGTGAAAGATGAGAAAACCAGATTTAACCTGGCTCTTGAGAGCGGGAACATTCAAATTGCTGTTGCTTCAGCAAAAGAGCTTGATGACAAGGATCACTGGTACAGGTTGGGAATTGAGGCTCTGAGACAGGGAAATGTTGGTATTGTTGAATATGCATACCAGAGAACAAAGAATTTTGACAGGCTTGCTTTTCTTTATCTGCTAACTGGTTACTTGGACAAGGTGGGCTTTATGTCTAAGATAGCTGGACAGAACAACAATTTGATGGGCCAGTTTCACAATGCATTGTATCTTGGGGATGTTAGGAAAAGAGTTGAGATATTGGAGAGTGCTGGACAGGTACCTCTTGCCTATGTAACTGCAGCCACTCATGGGCTCACTGAAATTGCCGATAGGCTTGCTAGTGAATTGGGAGAAAATGTGCCTTCTCTGCCTGAAGGAAAAGGTAGATCACTTTTAATTCCTCCCGCACCTCTCACGGCTTGTGGTGATTGGCCATTGTTGAGGGTGATGCGAGGTATTTTTGAGGGTGGACTAGATGCTACTGGTAGGGCAGAGCAGGATGAAGACTATGAAGATGCTGGTGGTGACTGGGGGGATGAAGACCTTGAAATTGTTGATGTAAGTAATGTGGTTGAAAATGGAGATATAACTGTCCATGTTGAGGAAAATGGGACAAATGAAGAggatggagaagaggaaggtgGCTGGGACCTTGAGGACCTGGAATTACCACCTGAGGCAGAGACACCAAAAGCTACAGGTCCGTCCCGTTCTGCTTTGTTTGTGGTTCCTACACCAGGCATGCCTGTCAGCCAAATTTGGACTCAGAAATCATCTCTTGCTGGAGAGCATGCTGCAGCTGGGAATTATGACACTGCAATGCGATTGCTTAGCCGCCAGTTGGGCATAAGGAACTTTGCTCCTCTGAAAGCCTTGTTTCTTGATGCACATATGGGCAGTCATACCTTTCTGCGTGCATTTGCAAGTGCTCCAGTTATACCTGTTGCTGTTGAGAAGGGCTGGAGTGAATCTGCTAGTCCCAATGTGAGGGGCCCACCTGCACTCGTGTTTAGCTTCTCACAAATGGACGACAAGCTTAAGGCTGCATATAAAGCCACAACCGAGGGTAAATTCCCAGAAGCACTGAGGCAGTTTCTTAACATCCTCTACACCATTCCACTCCTTGTTGTGGACTCGCGGAGAGAAGTTGATGAAGTGAAGGAGCTCATTGAGATAGTGAGAGAATATGTTCTTGGTCTTAAGATGGAAGTCAAAAGGAAGGAGCTGAAAGATGACGCGACACGCCAACAGGAGTTGGCTGCATACTTCACTAACTGCAAGCTGCAGAAGGTTCATATGCGTCTTGTCCTCACCAGtgccatgggtctttgcttcAAGGGTGGAAACTACGCCACGGCAGCGAACTTTGCGCGAATGCTTCTGGAGAACAGCCCAAATGAGGCCCAGGCAAAGAAGGCTCGGCAAGTTCTGCAGGCTTGCGGTGACAGGAAAGATGGGCATCAGCTGAACTATGacttcagaaatccatttGTTGTGTGTGGAGCAACCTTTGTTCCAATATACCGTGGGCAGAAGGATGTTTCCTGCCCATATTGTGCGTCTCGGTTTGTGCCCTCCGTAGAAGGTCAGCTTTGCAGCATATGTGAGCTTTCGGTGGTTGGAGCAGATGCTTCAGGACTCCTATGCTCTCCTACACAATCGAGATGA
- the LOC100832326 gene encoding coatomer subunit alpha-1, translating to MLTKFETKSNRVKGVAFHPRRPWILASLHSGVVQMWDYRMGTLLNRFDEHDGPVRGVHFHKTQPLFVSGGDDYKIKVWNYKTHRCLFTLHGHLDYIRTVQFHDEHPWIVSASDDQTIRIWNWQSRTCVAVLTGHNHYVICASFHPKEDLVVSASLDQTVRVWDIGALRKKSVSPADDIMRLTQMNTDMFGGIDAVVKYVLEGHDRGVNWASFHPTLPLIVSGADDRQVKLWRMNGRSRGGGTNPLATASARDGGRVGSGLWMAMGTRNPITRRSRPD from the exons atgcTGACCAAGTTCGAGACCAAGAGCAACCGAGTCAAGGGCGTCGCCTtccacccgcgccgcccatGGATCCTCGCCAGCCTCCACAGCGGGGTCGTCCAGATGTGGGACTACCGCATGGGCACGCTCCTCAACCGCTTCGACGAGCACGACGGTCCCGTACGCGGCGTCCATTTCCACAAGACGCAGCCTCTCTTCGTATCTGGAG GTGATGATTACAAGATTAAGGTGTGGAACTACAAGACACACCGCTGCCTTTTCACGCTCCATGGTCACCTTGACTACATCCGCACGGTTCAGTTTCATGACGAGCATCCATGGATTGTCAGTGCTAGCGATGATCAGACAATCCGTATTTGGAATTGGCAGTCCCGCACCTGTGTGGCAGTCTTGACAGGGCATAATCACTATGTCATATGTGCTTCCTTCCATCCTAAGGAGGACCTTGTCGTGTCAGCATCTCTGGATCAGACTGTCCGTGTGTGGGATATTGGGGCACTCAGGAAGAAGTCGGTCTCCCCAGCGGATGACATTATGCGTCTCACGCAGATGAACACTGATATGTTTGGAGGCATTGATGCTGTTGTCAAGTATGTCTTGGAGGGTCATGACCGGGGGGTCAATTGGGCTTCATTCCATCCCACACTGCCACTTATCGTTTCTGGGGCAGATGACCGGCAAGTGAAACTGTGGAGAATGAATG GGAGATCGAGAGGCGGCGGCACCAACCCTCTAGCTACTGCTTCTGCTCGGGATGGGGGGCGGGTCGGGTCGGGATTatggatggcaatgggtacccgAAACCCGATTACCCGACGGTCTAGACCCGATTAG